GCAAGAAGCAACCGATCCATCATGGGAAGTGGGGCTGTGCCATGGTCTGGTTTTATTGCTGAAGAGGCGACACGGCCGCCCTGCATCAGAATGGTGCCGATCGTCCATGAACGGAATATCACCGCCTGTCATGCTGGGCCTTACCGCGGCGTTGCCATGACGGGGTGATTGCCGATGCCGCGCGGAATCCGCGGCGTTTGACCAAAGGAGAAAATGGCATGGATGCCGTTGAAAAGCTCACGAACCTGGATCTGCGCTTCATCGTCGATCAACTGGCCCAGCAGGGGATCGAGCGGGAACGGGCCACGCAGGCCACCGAAAAATACCGCCTGTTCCTGATGGCCGCCGCCAGGAATCCGCCGACGCCGCTGGTCCCCACCAAGGAGGTCGATGCCGCGTGGCACACCCACATGCTGAACCCGCTGCGGTACGTTACCATGTGCCAGGAGATTTTCGGCCACATCCTGGATCACGACCCCACCGTCTATGGCACCGAAGCCTATGAGCGGGCTTGGACTGAGACGCGCGCGTTGGTGGCCTATGGTGCTGAAATGCCGGAAAGCCCCTATGGGGTGAAGGCTGACGGTGCCGCGTGCTATTTGTCCCAGCCGGCGGCGGTGAAGGCCGAGGGTGCGGCCTGCTACCTGTCCCGGCCGGTGGCGGTGCAGGCCGAGGGTGCGGCGTGCTATTTGTCCCAGCCGGCGGCGGTGCAGGCCCAAGGGGCGGCGTGCTACCTGTCCCGGCCCGTCGGCACGGCGTAACAAAGCCACGGAGAACGCCCGGCCCGCAGTCTGCTGATGGGGCGGCGGGCCGTGCCGGCGCGATGTGTTCAAAGAGGGGTAATGTGCGGGGTGGCAGAGCATAAATCGGGTTCTGCCTCCCCCATCCATCCTCCATGCCAGGAGCCGATGTGACCCAAGGCACACCGTCTTAAAAGCTCTTTTTTTCAAGGAGAATGGTTGGCTGGGGCGCCAGGATTCGAACCTGGGAATGGCGGTACCAAAAACCGCTGCCTTACCGCTTGGCGACGCCCCAACGCTTGAGGTGCGGCACCATAATCAGAATGGCCGGGCGGTGCAACACCCAAAATGCGGGAAAATCATCGGTCTGCCTCCTGCCCGTTCGACGGGGCGGCCAGAACCCGGCGGGACCATGGGCCGTGCCCCGTCGTCTCCAGCACCCGCCATCCCCGGTGGGTCAGGGTATGGGAAAGCAGGCGGTTCATCCACCCATGCCCGGCCAGAAACACCGGTCCCGCCGCCACCGCGTCTTCCAGAACGGTGCAGGCCTGGGCGGCCCGGTCCCGGACGGCGGCGGCACTCTCACACCCGCCGGCGCCCGCCAGCCAGAGGGCGCGGGCCACAACGGTCCAGGCCACCATGGGAAGATGGAGTGGCAGGGATGGGACCGGAAGCGGGGCTTCGTCAAACAGGGGCAGGGAGCGGGCCGGGCGTCCGGGCGCCAGCACCGCCGCCGAGGCCAGCGAGCGGGGCAGAGAGCTTGCAAACACCGTCGCGGAGCCACCGGCCAGCGCCGCCAGATCCGGTGGTGGCGGGCGCGATGGGTCCAGCGGCGCCCGGTCATAGGCGGCCAAGAAATCCCGGAACGCGGCCGGGCCGCCAAAGCGCCGGGTGGACGGAGCCACCCGGCCATGGCGGGCCAGAATGATGATCCGGCGATCCGTGGAACCATCCATGGAGCCAGCGGTGCCCGTCACACGTCGATGTCGCTGACGAACTTGGCATTGTCCTGAATGAACTGGAACCGCAGTTCGGGGCGGCGGCCCATCAGGCTTTCCACCAGCGACCGGGTGCGGTCGGCCTCGGCCTTTTCCTCGGGATCGGCGGGGTTGGGCACCACCACCCGCAGCAGCGTGCGCCGCGACGGGTCCATGGTGGTTTCCTTCAACTGCTGCGGCATCATCTCGCCCAAGCCTTTGAAACGGCTGATGTCCACTTTCTTGCCCTTGAACAGCCGGGCCATCAGCTCGTCCTTGTGGGCGTCGTCGCGGGCATAGAGCGACTTGCCCCCGTGGCTCAGACGGTAGAGCGGCGGCAGCGCCAGGTAAAGATGTCCCTGATGAATCAGATCCGGCATTTCCCGGTAGAAGAAGGTCATCAGCAGCGATGCGATGTGGGCGCCGTCCACGTCGGCGTCGGTCATGATGATGACCCGCTCGTACCGCAGCTTGTCGGTGGAGAAATCCTTCCCCACGCCGCAGCCCAGCGCCTGCACCAGATCGTTCAGTTCCTGGTTGGCCTTCATCTTGTCGGCGGACGCGCTGGCCACGTTCAGGATCTTGCCGCGCAGGGGCAGGATGGCCTGGGTCTCGCGGTTGCGCGCCTGCTTGGCCGAGCCGCCCGCCGAGTCACCCTCCACCAGGAACAGTTCGGTGCCGTCGGCGTTGTTGCGGGAGCAGTCGGCCAGCTTCCCGGGCAGGCGCAGGCGGCGGGTGGCGGTCTTGCGCGCCGTGTCCTTCACCTGCTTGCGCCGGGCGCGCTCCTCGGCCTTTTCGATCAGACGTTCCAGCAGCGCGTTGGCGGCGGCGGGATCGCCGGACAGCCAGTGGTCGAAGTGGTCCTTGACCGCCGCTTCCACCAGCTTCTGCGCTTCCTGCGTGACCAGCTTGTCCTTGGTCTGGCCCTGGAAATGGGGTTCGCGGATGAACACCGACAGCAGCACGCAGCATTCGCCGATCACGTCGTCGGCGGTGATCTGCCCGGCCCGCTTGTTGTTGGTCAGCTCGCCATAGCCCTTCACCCCGCGGGTGAGCGCCGTGCGCAGGCCCGCCTCGTGGGTGCCGCCCTGGGGGGTGGGCACGGTGTTGCAATAGGTGTGGGAGAAGCCCTCGTCATCCTCCGGCCATGCCACCGCCCATTCCACGCGGCCCTGGCCGTTGGGGAACTCCACCTCGCCCGCGAAGGGGGAGGGGGTGAGGGTCTTGCGCCCCTTCAACGCCGCGGTCAGGTAATCGCGCAGGCCGCCGGGAAAATGCAGAGTCTCCTGCGCCGGCGTGGCGGCGTCGGAAGCCAGCAGAACCGGATCGCAGCTCCAGCGGATTTCCACGCCGCGAAACAGGTACGCCTTCGACCGTGCCAGCCGGTAGAGCCGGTGGGGTTCGAAGCGGGCCTGTTCGCCGAAGATCTCGGGATCGGGGTGAAAGCGCACGGTGGTGCCGCGGCGGTTGTTGACGGCACCCTGGCGGGCCAGCGGCCCCTGGGGTGCGCCGCGGCTGTAATCCTGGGTGTAGAGCTGGCGGTCGCGCGCCACCTCGACCCGCAGCTTGTCGGTCAGCGCGTTCACAACCGACAGCCCGACGCCGTGCAGGCCGCCCGACGTCTGATAAACCTTATTGGAGAACTTGCCGCCCGAATGCAGCGTGGTCAGGATCACCTCCAGCGCCGATTTGCCGGGGTACTTGGGGTGATCGTCCACCGGGATGCCGCGGCCGTTGTCGCGCACCGTCACCGTGCCGTCGGATGCCAGCTCCAGGTCGATGCGGCTGGCGAAACCCGCCACCGCCTCGTCCATGGCGTTGTCCAGCACCTCGGCCACCAGATGGTGCAGGGCGCGGTCGTCGGTGCCGCCGATATACATGCCGGGGCGGCGGCGCACCGGTTCCAGCCCCTCCAGAACCTCGATGTCCTGGGCGGAGTAAGTGCCATCGGTGCGGCCGGTGTTCTCGAAAAGATCGCTCATGGGGTGATAATAGGAATATCGTCTTGTCAACGCAAGCGGCAACCGGTCCGGCAGACATGCGGCCCGGCATGGTCTGGATGTTGTATAGACCGGCACCCATGTTTTGTCGGCGCTTTTTTCGGGAAGGATGTTGCATGAGCGAAAATTTGTCCGGCGAGACGGTGCCGCCGGAGATCATGGAAAGCCTGGACAGCGGCCCGGCCCTGCGCACCATCGCCATGCCGGCGGACGCCAATCCCAACGGGGACATCTTCGGCGGCTGGATCCTGTCGCAGATGGATCTGGCCGGGGCCGTCGCTGCCAAGCGTGTGGCCAAGGGCCGTGTCGCCACCGTGGGCATCGAGGCCATGAGCTTTCACCAGCCGGTGCTGATCGGCGACGAGGTGAGTTGCTTTGCCAACGTGGTGCGGGTCGGCCGCACCTCCATCCAGGTACGGGTTGAAACCTGGGCGCGGCGCCCGTCGCG
This DNA window, taken from Azospirillum fermentarium, encodes the following:
- a CDS encoding glycine-rich domain-containing protein produces the protein MDAVEKLTNLDLRFIVDQLAQQGIERERATQATEKYRLFLMAAARNPPTPLVPTKEVDAAWHTHMLNPLRYVTMCQEIFGHILDHDPTVYGTEAYERAWTETRALVAYGAEMPESPYGVKADGAACYLSQPAAVKAEGAACYLSRPVAVQAEGAACYLSQPAAVQAQGAACYLSRPVGTA
- a CDS encoding histidine phosphatase family protein; translation: MDGSTDRRIIILARHGRVAPSTRRFGGPAAFRDFLAAYDRAPLDPSRPPPPDLAALAGGSATVFASSLPRSLASAAVLAPGRPARSLPLFDEAPLPVPSLPLHLPMVAWTVVARALWLAGAGGCESAAAVRDRAAQACTVLEDAVAAGPVFLAGHGWMNRLLSHTLTHRGWRVLETTGHGPWSRRVLAAPSNGQEADR
- the parE gene encoding DNA topoisomerase IV subunit B gives rise to the protein MSDLFENTGRTDGTYSAQDIEVLEGLEPVRRRPGMYIGGTDDRALHHLVAEVLDNAMDEAVAGFASRIDLELASDGTVTVRDNGRGIPVDDHPKYPGKSALEVILTTLHSGGKFSNKVYQTSGGLHGVGLSVVNALTDKLRVEVARDRQLYTQDYSRGAPQGPLARQGAVNNRRGTTVRFHPDPEIFGEQARFEPHRLYRLARSKAYLFRGVEIRWSCDPVLLASDAATPAQETLHFPGGLRDYLTAALKGRKTLTPSPFAGEVEFPNGQGRVEWAVAWPEDDEGFSHTYCNTVPTPQGGTHEAGLRTALTRGVKGYGELTNNKRAGQITADDVIGECCVLLSVFIREPHFQGQTKDKLVTQEAQKLVEAAVKDHFDHWLSGDPAAANALLERLIEKAEERARRKQVKDTARKTATRRLRLPGKLADCSRNNADGTELFLVEGDSAGGSAKQARNRETQAILPLRGKILNVASASADKMKANQELNDLVQALGCGVGKDFSTDKLRYERVIIMTDADVDGAHIASLLMTFFYREMPDLIHQGHLYLALPPLYRLSHGGKSLYARDDAHKDELMARLFKGKKVDISRFKGLGEMMPQQLKETTMDPSRRTLLRVVVPNPADPEEKAEADRTRSLVESLMGRRPELRFQFIQDNAKFVSDIDV
- a CDS encoding acyl-CoA thioesterase; protein product: MSENLSGETVPPEIMESLDSGPALRTIAMPADANPNGDIFGGWILSQMDLAGAVAAKRVAKGRVATVGIEAMSFHQPVLIGDEVSCFANVVRVGRTSIQVRVETWARRPSRPGAAGEVVKVTQGLFTFVAIDDQRRPRPVPADKPTL